The Streptomyces taklimakanensis nucleotide sequence CGGCTGTGGGTGACCGGTCCGGGGGACGGCGGGGCCGGGGGCGCCGGCCCGGTCGCCGAACTGGTCATGGAGAACGACGGCGCCCCCCGCTCCGGAACCGCCGCGGGGGGCGGCTCCGGACTGGCCGGGCTCCGCGAGCGCCTGGCCGTGCTGGGCGGCACGTTGACCGGAGAGCGCGGCTCGGACGGTACCTTCCGCCTGGCGGCCCGGGTGCCCCTGCGGCCGGCGGACGACGGCGGGACCGGCAGGACCGGCAGGACCGGCAGGACCGGTGGAGACGCCGGCGGACACGAGGAAGGAACGACGGAGCGGTGACCGACCCCCACGGGAGCGCCCCGGGCGGCGGACGTCCCGTACGGGTGCTGTTGGCCGACGACGAACACCTGATCCGGGGCGCGCTGGCGGCGCTGCTGGCCCTGGAGGACGACCTCCTGGTGGTCGCCGAGGCCGCGTCCGGCCCGGAGGCGCTGGCGATGGCCGTGGCCCACCGGCCCGACGTCGCGGTGCTGGACCTCCAGATGCCCGGCAAGGACGGTGTGACGGTCGCCACGGAGCTGCGGACCACGCTCCCCGACTGCCGCGTCCTGATCGTCACCGGGCACGGCCGCCCGGGGCACCTGAAGCGGGCCCTGTCGGCGGGGGTGCGCGGTTTCGTCCCCAAGACCGTCTCGGCGCAGCGGCTGGCCGAGATCATCCGCACGGTGCACGGCGGGAACCGCTACGTGGATCCGGAGTTGGCGGCCGACGCGATCAGCGCCGGCGACTCGCCGCTGACCGCCCGCGAGGCCGAGCTGCTGGAGCTGGCGGCGGACGGGGCTCCGATCGCCGAGGTCGCGGAGCGGGCCGCGCTGGCCCCGGGAACGGTCCGCAACTACCTCTCGTCGGCCACCGCGAAGCTGGCCGCCGAGAACCGTCACGCGGCCGTGCGCATCGCACGCGAGCGAGGTTGGCTATAGTGGTCACCGCACCGAACGGAGCACATCCCTCGACGGGGTGGGCGACGTTCCGCGCGCGGACGTAGCTCAGTTGGTAGAGCGCAACCTTGCCAAGGTTGAGGTCGCGAGTTCGAGCCTCGTCGTCCGCTCGGAAAAGGCCCCGGTCCTCGTGGACCGGGGCCTTCGTCGTGCGTGCCCCGCCGCCCGGGGCTCCGGAGCGCCGGCCCGCCCCGGCGGGGAGGCGGGCCGGACGGGCCGTCAGCTCCAGCGGGTGCCGGTCAGCAGCTCGTACGCCTCGATGTAGCGGGCGCGGGTGCGCTCGACGACCTCGGCGGGCAGCTCCGGCGGCGGCTGCTCGCCGCCGCGGTCCCAGCCGGCGGCCGGCGAGGTCAGCCAGTCGCGGACGATCTGCTTGTCGAAGGAGGGCTGCGCACGGCCCGGCTCCCACCGGTCGGCGGGCCAGAAGCGGGAGGAGTCGGGGGTGAGGACCTCGTCGGCGAGCACCAGCCGCTCCGCGCCGTCCTCCTCCGTCTCCCACCCGAACTCGAACTTGGTGTCGGCCAGGATGATGCCGCGCTCCCGGGCGATGTCCCGGCCCCGGGAGTAGACGGCGAGGGTGAGCTGGCGCAGCCCGGCGGCGGTGTCGGCACCGACCCGGCGGGCGACCTCCTCGTAGGGGACGTTCTCGTCGTGCTCGCCGACCTCCGCCTTGGTGGCCGGGGTGAAGATCGGGGCGGGCAGCTCGGAGCCGTCCACCAGGCCCTCGGGCAGGGCGAGTCCGCACACCGTGCGGGACGCCTCGTACTCGGCCAGGCCCGAGCCGGTGAGGTAGCCGCGGGCCACGCACTCGACCGGGACCATGCGCAGGGAGCGGCAGACGACCGTGCGCCCCGCCCAGTCGGGCGGTGCGCCGGGCGGGAGGTCGGTGGAGAGCACGTGGTTCGGCACCAGGTCGGCGAGCTGGTCGAACCACCACAGGGAGAGCTGGGTCAGGACACGGCCCTTGTCGGGGATCTCGGTCGGCAGCACCCAGTCGTAGGCGGAGACGCGGTCGCTGGCGACCATCACCAGATCGCCCCCCTCGGTCCGGTACAGATCCCGCACCTTGCCCGTGTGCACGTGTACCAGGCCCGGTACCTGCACGGGTTCGGGCTTCTCCACAAAACCGGTCACGGCTCCTCCTGCGGCTTGGTCCGGGGCTTCCGATTCTCCCGTACGGTCGCGCTCCCCACAGGCCGGGGTCGGGCGGTCGGGTGGGGCGGACCCACGGAGGTGGCCGGGTCGGCGCCGAACGCCGGAACGGGACGTCGGGGTGGGCGTCGGAGGGGGTGCCGGAGCGGGTGCCAAAGCGGAAGGCCGGCCCGGGGCGCGGGGGCCCTCAGGAGTGCTTGCAGATGCGGTCCAGGAGGTTGGCCGTGGCCCGTTGGATGCGGGGATCGGTGTGGCCGGGCCGGTCCAGGGCCGGGGACCAGGCGAAGGTGCCGGAGGCGAAGACCAGGGCCCCGCTGGGCGCCCGGTACAGGGAGGTCTCCTGGTGACGGTGCCCCCCGGAGGCGTCCTCGTAGGGCGAGTGGGCGAGCAGCACCCGCTCGGTGTGCGGCGGCAGCGGGGCGCGCGGGAAGTA carries:
- a CDS encoding response regulator yields the protein MTDPHGSAPGGGRPVRVLLADDEHLIRGALAALLALEDDLLVVAEAASGPEALAMAVAHRPDVAVLDLQMPGKDGVTVATELRTTLPDCRVLIVTGHGRPGHLKRALSAGVRGFVPKTVSAQRLAEIIRTVHGGNRYVDPELAADAISAGDSPLTAREAELLELAADGAPIAEVAERAALAPGTVRNYLSSATAKLAAENRHAAVRIARERGWL
- a CDS encoding phosphoribosylaminoimidazolesuccinocarboxamide synthase produces the protein MTGFVEKPEPVQVPGLVHVHTGKVRDLYRTEGGDLVMVASDRVSAYDWVLPTEIPDKGRVLTQLSLWWFDQLADLVPNHVLSTDLPPGAPPDWAGRTVVCRSLRMVPVECVARGYLTGSGLAEYEASRTVCGLALPEGLVDGSELPAPIFTPATKAEVGEHDENVPYEEVARRVGADTAAGLRQLTLAVYSRGRDIARERGIILADTKFEFGWETEEDGAERLVLADEVLTPDSSRFWPADRWEPGRAQPSFDKQIVRDWLTSPAAGWDRGGEQPPPELPAEVVERTRARYIEAYELLTGTRWS